From the genome of Gemmatimonas phototrophica, one region includes:
- a CDS encoding efflux RND transporter periplasmic adaptor subunit, giving the protein MSMLNTRGVSAAGTPVSVVALIAMLACTGAENTPVDSSSSLELAAGDHVDSGATGTVFLPVSALEARDGDLILRVSTTGQVRSEAVVPLRAEVAGTVAQLIMRAGDQVAARTPLVKLDPYPFDLAVREAQARADEAEQRFLESYVPESLVTGRGPTPEQRKALMNKSGLTGGRLLLERARYEQARAVVTSPVAGVVQSIDVAVAEKLSAGQPIATVVDTRRLRVEAQVLEHDLSLIRVGGEAIVTSAGAPDRPLRGRVDALLPLVDSVARSGRAIVRLTGDGTLRPGMYADVQLEATRLRNRRLVPTRAVIERDGRPLVFVVKDGRAQWTYIVPGRSNGVDTEVLPDSSTGEIPVKAGDPVIVEGHLTLTHDAPVKLLPKPDSRPRTPTP; this is encoded by the coding sequence ATGTCAATGCTGAACACACGGGGCGTTTCGGCGGCTGGCACACCGGTTTCAGTCGTTGCGCTCATTGCCATGCTGGCGTGCACCGGGGCGGAAAACACTCCAGTTGATTCGTCCTCCAGCCTCGAACTTGCCGCCGGCGACCACGTCGATTCCGGTGCCACGGGAACCGTCTTCCTGCCCGTCTCCGCCTTGGAGGCCCGCGATGGCGACCTCATCCTTCGCGTCAGCACCACCGGCCAGGTACGCTCCGAAGCGGTCGTGCCACTACGCGCTGAGGTGGCGGGTACAGTGGCGCAACTAATCATGCGCGCCGGCGACCAAGTGGCGGCCAGAACGCCACTCGTGAAGCTCGACCCGTATCCGTTCGATCTCGCGGTACGCGAGGCACAGGCCCGCGCCGACGAAGCGGAGCAGCGCTTTCTCGAAAGCTATGTGCCGGAGTCTCTGGTCACGGGGCGCGGGCCCACCCCCGAGCAGCGCAAGGCGCTCATGAACAAGTCGGGGCTCACCGGTGGGCGGTTACTCCTGGAACGGGCTCGCTACGAACAGGCCCGCGCCGTGGTCACCAGCCCGGTGGCGGGGGTGGTGCAAAGCATTGATGTGGCGGTGGCTGAAAAACTGTCTGCCGGTCAACCCATTGCCACCGTGGTGGACACGCGCAGACTGCGCGTGGAAGCACAGGTACTGGAGCACGACCTGTCGCTCATACGTGTGGGCGGCGAGGCCATTGTCACCAGCGCCGGCGCCCCCGACCGGCCGCTGCGTGGACGCGTGGATGCGTTGCTGCCACTGGTGGACAGTGTGGCGCGCTCGGGACGCGCCATTGTGCGCCTCACCGGCGATGGCACGCTGCGCCCGGGCATGTACGCCGATGTGCAGCTCGAAGCCACACGCCTGCGCAATCGGCGCCTCGTACCCACACGGGCGGTCATCGAGCGCGATGGACGCCCGTTGGTCTTCGTGGTGAAGGACGGGCGCGCGCAGTGGACGTACATCGTGCCCGGGCGCAGCAATGGCGTGGACACCGAAGTGCTCCCCGATAGCAGCACCGGCGAAATTCCCGTGAAGGCCGGTGACCCGGTAATTGTGGAAGGGCATCTCACGCTCACCCACGATGCGCCGGTCAAACTGTTGCCCAAGCCCGACTCACGACCGCGCACGCCTACGCCATAG
- a CDS encoding c-type cytochrome: MRSLAALSLLLVFAACRSGGAGATGAGTAAKIVTPPEVTPAAVALGDSLFNNGGCMRCHGAKGVGAANGPVLADTQWDQLTTGSFEEIRAIIVSGVPKDKFKVASRPNAMPARGGRMNLNDTQITAVSAYVWTLSHK, translated from the coding sequence ATGCGCTCACTTGCTGCACTCTCGCTTTTGCTGGTGTTTGCCGCCTGCCGCTCGGGTGGTGCTGGTGCGACCGGCGCTGGCACGGCCGCCAAAATCGTTACGCCGCCCGAGGTCACGCCGGCCGCTGTCGCGCTGGGTGATTCGCTCTTCAACAACGGCGGCTGCATGCGCTGCCACGGCGCCAAGGGCGTTGGTGCCGCGAACGGCCCGGTGCTCGCCGACACGCAGTGGGATCAGCTCACCACTGGCAGTTTTGAAGAAATTCGGGCAATCATCGTAAGCGGTGTGCCGAAGGACAAATTCAAGGTGGCGAGCCGGCCCAACGCCATGCCCGCCCGTGGCGGACGCATGAACCTCAATGACACGCAAATCACCGCCGTCTCGGCGTACGTGTGGACGTTGTCGCATAAGTAG
- the ruvX gene encoding Holliday junction resolvase RuvX has protein sequence MSQVGRLFAVDWGDKRIGLAVSDELGMLASPVGVLTRRAGKRPPLAELMRQAEELGATGYVFGLPFDPAGAETDRTREVREIAAKLASRQSLPIRLVDERFTTSSALRSIREQGGSTRGRKGDVDAMAACVLLESVLRAASQGVELGEMVVASGDLSADDV, from the coding sequence ATGTCGCAGGTGGGTCGGCTCTTCGCCGTAGACTGGGGCGATAAGCGGATCGGGCTCGCCGTGAGCGACGAGCTGGGCATGCTGGCCTCGCCGGTTGGCGTCCTCACGCGCCGCGCCGGCAAACGCCCACCGCTGGCCGAGCTGATGCGGCAGGCCGAGGAGCTGGGGGCCACGGGCTATGTGTTCGGGCTGCCGTTCGACCCGGCCGGCGCCGAGACCGATCGCACGCGCGAAGTGCGTGAGATTGCCGCCAAGCTGGCGTCGCGCCAGTCGCTCCCCATTCGACTGGTGGACGAGCGGTTCACCACGTCGTCGGCGTTGCGCAGTATCCGCGAGCAGGGTGGATCCACGCGTGGCCGCAAAGGGGACGTCGACGCCATGGCGGCGTGTGTGCTGCTGGAGAGTGTGCTCCGCGCCGCGTCGCAGGGAGTGGAGCTCGGGGAAATGGTGGTGGCCAGCGGCGATCTGTCGGCAGATGACGTGTAA
- the mltG gene encoding endolytic transglycosylase MltG, which yields MPRKKSKNSRVIRLAVLAAAIVMGAWVWREIGGGASPSGAVARVVVPKGASVRVAADSLEAQGVIGSPVLFRLFARLTGSATDIKPGTYRFASDAGYRDVLNALVTGRGLVRTVVIPEGFDLRDITPVLAKALRVPEDSVRAAVTDSAWLRELNVPVPSLEGYLFPATYSFADGTSAREAVNAMIERFLDVWKPEWDARLKVMAISRHDAMAMASIIEKEARKPEERPLISAVYWNRVKKRMLLQADPTVQYALPQHVGRVLYKDLEVESKYNTYKYPGLPPGPIANPGEASIAAALAPADVPYLFFVARADGGHEFTETFAQHTKAIAQIKAAKRAAAAVASGRSR from the coding sequence ATGCCTCGTAAGAAATCCAAAAACTCGCGTGTCATTCGCCTTGCCGTGCTCGCGGCAGCGATTGTGATGGGCGCGTGGGTGTGGCGTGAAATTGGCGGCGGTGCGAGTCCGTCCGGGGCGGTGGCACGCGTCGTGGTGCCCAAGGGCGCCAGCGTGCGGGTGGCTGCCGACTCACTCGAGGCCCAAGGCGTCATTGGCTCCCCTGTCCTGTTCCGGCTGTTTGCGCGGCTCACGGGGAGCGCCACGGACATCAAGCCGGGCACCTACCGCTTTGCGTCGGACGCCGGGTACCGCGACGTGCTGAACGCGCTCGTCACCGGGCGCGGCCTCGTGCGCACGGTCGTCATTCCCGAGGGGTTCGACCTGCGCGACATCACGCCGGTTCTGGCGAAAGCCCTGCGCGTGCCGGAAGACTCGGTTCGTGCGGCGGTAACCGATTCCGCGTGGCTGCGCGAACTGAACGTGCCGGTGCCCTCACTGGAAGGGTATCTCTTCCCGGCCACCTACAGCTTTGCCGATGGCACCAGCGCGCGCGAAGCGGTGAATGCCATGATCGAGCGTTTCCTCGACGTGTGGAAGCCCGAATGGGACGCACGCCTCAAGGTCATGGCCATCTCGCGGCACGACGCGATGGCCATGGCGAGCATCATTGAGAAAGAGGCGCGGAAGCCTGAAGAGCGGCCGCTCATCAGCGCGGTGTACTGGAATCGCGTGAAGAAGCGCATGCTGTTGCAGGCCGATCCCACGGTGCAGTACGCGCTGCCGCAGCACGTCGGGCGCGTGCTCTACAAGGATCTCGAAGTCGAGTCGAAGTACAACACGTACAAGTATCCCGGCCTGCCCCCGGGCCCCATTGCCAACCCGGGCGAAGCCAGCATTGCCGCCGCGCTCGCACCGGCCGATGTGCCGTATCTGTTTTTTGTGGCGCGCGCTGATGGTGGGCACGAGTTCACCGAAACGTTTGCGCAGCACACCAAAGCCATTGCGCAGATCAAGGCCGCCAAGCGCGCCGCGGCGGCGGTGGCCAGCGGTCGGTCGCGGTGA
- the rho gene encoding transcription termination factor Rho, translating to MHVAELKRKSVPELLALAESLQLTSVTGLRKQELIFRIEQALLETETTLYGEGVLEVLPEGYGFLRAQDFNYLHGPDDIYVSPSQVKRFDLRTGDTVMGEVRPPKEWERYLALLKVERINGGDPEQSKLRSAFDNLTAKYPDERLNLERKNGEVATRICDIIAPLGKGQRALIVAPPKGGKTILLQQLANAIAENHPEVTLIVLLIDERPEEVTDMQANCPSAEVICSTFDETAERHVQVAGMVLEKAKRLVESGKDVVILLDSITRLARAHNAVAPQGGKLMSGGMEATAMQKPKAFFGAARNLTEGGSLTIVATALIETNSRMDELIFEEFKGTGNMELVLDRKLAEKRIFPAIDINKSGTRREELLLTAKEQQRTFLLRTFLADMPSDEAMLFLLKRMERAQSNQEFFEQMAEA from the coding sequence GTGCACGTCGCCGAGCTGAAGCGGAAATCGGTTCCTGAACTCCTGGCCCTGGCTGAGTCATTGCAACTCACCAGCGTCACGGGGCTCCGTAAGCAGGAACTCATTTTCCGCATCGAGCAAGCCCTGCTCGAAACCGAAACGACGCTCTACGGTGAAGGGGTGCTCGAAGTCCTCCCCGAAGGCTACGGCTTTCTGCGGGCCCAGGACTTCAACTACCTGCACGGCCCCGACGACATCTACGTCTCCCCCTCCCAGGTAAAGCGTTTCGACCTCCGAACCGGTGACACGGTCATGGGGGAAGTGCGCCCGCCCAAGGAATGGGAACGGTACCTCGCGCTCCTCAAGGTGGAGCGCATCAACGGTGGTGACCCCGAGCAGTCCAAATTGCGCAGCGCTTTCGATAACCTGACGGCCAAGTACCCCGACGAGCGACTCAACCTCGAACGGAAGAACGGCGAAGTGGCGACCCGCATCTGCGACATCATCGCCCCCCTCGGCAAGGGCCAGCGCGCCCTTATCGTGGCGCCCCCCAAGGGCGGCAAAACCATCCTTCTCCAGCAGCTCGCCAACGCAATTGCCGAGAACCATCCGGAGGTGACGCTCATCGTGCTGCTCATTGATGAGCGCCCCGAGGAGGTCACCGATATGCAGGCCAACTGCCCCAGCGCCGAAGTGATCTGCTCCACCTTCGACGAAACGGCGGAACGGCACGTGCAGGTGGCCGGCATGGTGCTCGAAAAGGCCAAGCGGCTCGTGGAGAGCGGCAAGGATGTCGTTATTCTGCTCGACTCCATCACCCGCCTCGCCCGCGCTCATAACGCGGTGGCCCCGCAGGGTGGCAAGCTGATGTCGGGAGGCATGGAAGCCACGGCCATGCAGAAGCCCAAGGCGTTCTTTGGTGCCGCCCGCAACCTCACCGAGGGCGGCTCGCTCACCATTGTGGCCACCGCGCTCATCGAGACCAACTCGCGCATGGACGAGCTGATCTTCGAGGAGTTCAAGGGCACGGGCAACATGGAGCTGGTGCTCGATCGCAAACTGGCCGAAAAGCGCATCTTCCCCGCCATCGACATCAACAAGTCGGGAACGCGGCGTGAAGAGCTGCTGCTGACCGCCAAGGAGCAGCAGCGCACGTTCCTGCTGCGCACGTTCCTGGCGGACATGCCGAGCGACGAAGCGATGCTCTTTTTGCTCAAGCGCATGGAGCGCGCGCAGAGCAATCAGGAGTTCTTTGAACAGATGGCGGAAGCCTGA
- a CDS encoding efflux RND transporter permease subunit, producing the protein MSLAAAAVHRPVATVAAILAVLLLGAVSLTRLPVSLLPDVALPVLTVRTVYPGAAAPEVSRFVAEPIEQAIGATPGLVELRSVSRNGEATTTARFAWGTDMRATVLSVRERLDASRGALPQKAERPTLLTSDPGERPIAVLAMTSRPSTGQGQGGADLRTLARTAAEVHARRLEQIEGVASVAVAGAPRDEIRVSVDPDRLRALGVTTDDVAEAIKRQNVTGAGGTIRRGQFRFAVRALTEFRSADELLVTPFGPPQRGLLLRDVGTVQLALAEPDTRTRLDGTDAVGLVVYKDAGANTVAVTSRLMAQVAQLEQEYPGLALTVVAAQADFVVDALSNLGQEIVAGGLLSLLVILLFLRDWRLSLAIGLTVPLSVLMALVALQALGVSINVLSLGGLALGTGLLVDTAIVVAEAVGRRRDEGMPLREAAVTGTNDVAAPLFAGTLTTVLVFGPIVFVQGLAAALFRDLSLSVVTTVAASLLLALTLMPVMIVGRRRREPMEHPAPHAPQPARNGRLDKLGARLAASYEHGMRWSLAHPAAVLAMAGALLAVTVVLVARLPKEILPRVDEGVLVAQLSLPQGTALDATTAQVARLERAARALGARDVYARVGKATDEEVLAGADPGSSASAQLIIAVPENRDAARLAQQLRAAVPDLTQGSLAIDLAGQSEFGALIGREGSLVRVELSAASAALSQQWSDSVRQALQALPELADVRDAYASTQPLVELSLQRDRLAERNIAPQQVVSALAGALGGVPASELRETDRRTPIAVRYAGVANESLDAALRTPLNGVPLSQLVQVRETRAPLEVVRVNQRPVSLVEALVESGGTARANNEVQRVLGAMTFPPGISRQVGGADAERERTSNELVLVAVLAAALVFLVIAAEFASFTIPLVVMLTVPLAGAGAVILLWLTGQSLNAVSLIGIVVMIGMADNEAVVKLDAIRALREQGVPLHDAILQGGARRLRAIAMTSITTITGVLPLVLGWGSGGSLYQPLAAGIIGGSITALLVTFFLLPTAYAVLEKKRGA; encoded by the coding sequence ATGAGTCTCGCCGCCGCTGCTGTTCACCGCCCGGTTGCTACTGTCGCCGCCATTCTTGCCGTGCTCCTGCTGGGCGCGGTGTCACTCACGCGGCTGCCCGTCTCGCTGCTCCCTGATGTCGCGCTGCCGGTGCTCACCGTGCGCACAGTGTACCCCGGCGCCGCGGCCCCCGAAGTGTCGCGATTCGTGGCCGAACCCATCGAGCAGGCCATTGGCGCCACGCCGGGGTTGGTGGAGCTGCGCAGCGTGAGCCGCAACGGCGAGGCCACCACCACAGCGCGCTTTGCCTGGGGCACCGATATGCGAGCCACCGTGCTGTCGGTGCGAGAACGGCTCGATGCGTCGCGGGGCGCCCTTCCACAGAAAGCAGAACGCCCCACGCTGCTTACCAGCGACCCCGGTGAGCGCCCCATTGCCGTGCTGGCCATGACATCGCGCCCCAGCACGGGGCAGGGGCAGGGGGGCGCCGACCTGCGCACACTCGCACGCACCGCCGCCGAGGTACACGCACGACGCCTCGAGCAAATTGAAGGCGTCGCCAGCGTGGCCGTGGCCGGCGCACCGCGCGACGAGATTCGCGTGAGCGTCGATCCCGATCGACTCCGAGCACTCGGCGTCACCACCGACGACGTCGCCGAAGCGATCAAGCGGCAGAATGTCACCGGCGCCGGTGGCACCATTCGTCGCGGACAGTTTCGCTTCGCCGTGCGCGCACTCACAGAGTTCCGCAGCGCCGACGAGCTGCTCGTCACCCCCTTTGGTCCACCACAACGCGGGTTGCTGCTGCGCGATGTGGGTACGGTGCAGCTTGCCCTGGCCGAGCCAGATACACGCACACGCCTCGATGGCACCGATGCCGTTGGACTCGTGGTGTACAAGGATGCCGGCGCCAACACGGTGGCGGTCACCTCGCGGCTCATGGCGCAGGTGGCGCAACTCGAGCAGGAGTATCCGGGGCTCGCACTCACCGTGGTGGCCGCACAGGCTGATTTCGTCGTCGACGCGCTCTCCAACCTCGGACAGGAAATCGTCGCCGGCGGACTTCTTTCGCTGCTCGTCATACTGCTCTTCCTGCGCGACTGGCGTTTGTCGCTCGCTATTGGCCTCACGGTGCCGCTGTCGGTGCTCATGGCACTCGTCGCGCTGCAGGCGCTTGGCGTGAGCATCAATGTGCTTTCCCTTGGCGGTCTCGCCCTCGGCACTGGCTTGTTGGTGGATACGGCTATTGTGGTGGCCGAAGCGGTAGGGCGGCGGCGCGACGAAGGCATGCCGCTGCGCGAGGCGGCCGTTACCGGTACCAATGACGTGGCGGCGCCGCTCTTTGCCGGTACGCTCACCACGGTGCTGGTGTTTGGGCCCATTGTGTTTGTGCAGGGGCTGGCCGCAGCGCTCTTTCGCGACCTGTCGCTGAGTGTCGTGACCACCGTGGCGGCCAGCCTGTTGCTCGCGCTCACGCTCATGCCGGTCATGATTGTTGGGCGACGGCGCCGGGAGCCAATGGAGCACCCGGCGCCACACGCTCCACAACCTGCGCGCAATGGGCGTCTCGACAAACTGGGTGCACGGCTCGCCGCCTCTTATGAGCATGGCATGCGCTGGTCGTTGGCGCATCCGGCGGCGGTGTTGGCCATGGCCGGTGCGCTGCTCGCGGTCACGGTCGTACTGGTGGCGCGTCTCCCCAAGGAAATTCTTCCCCGCGTGGACGAAGGCGTACTGGTGGCGCAGCTATCGCTGCCGCAGGGCACCGCGCTCGACGCCACCACTGCACAGGTCGCGCGGCTGGAACGCGCCGCCCGCGCACTCGGCGCGCGCGACGTCTACGCCCGAGTGGGCAAAGCCACTGACGAAGAAGTTCTCGCCGGCGCCGACCCGGGGTCGAGTGCGTCGGCGCAGCTCATCATTGCCGTACCGGAGAACCGCGACGCGGCGCGCCTCGCACAGCAGCTCCGTGCCGCGGTTCCTGATCTGACGCAGGGCTCGTTGGCCATTGACCTCGCGGGGCAGTCGGAGTTTGGCGCGCTCATTGGCCGCGAAGGGAGCCTCGTGCGTGTGGAGCTGTCGGCCGCATCGGCTGCGCTATCGCAACAGTGGAGCGACTCGGTGCGCCAGGCACTGCAGGCGTTGCCCGAGTTGGCCGATGTGCGAGATGCCTACGCCAGCACCCAGCCGCTGGTGGAGCTGTCGCTGCAACGCGACCGGTTGGCCGAGCGTAACATTGCCCCGCAACAAGTGGTGAGCGCGCTGGCGGGCGCGCTGGGTGGTGTGCCGGCCAGCGAACTGAGGGAGACAGACCGGCGCACCCCCATTGCCGTGCGCTACGCCGGTGTGGCCAACGAGAGTCTCGACGCCGCGCTGCGCACGCCGCTCAACGGCGTGCCGCTGTCGCAACTGGTGCAGGTGCGTGAAACGCGTGCGCCACTGGAGGTGGTGCGCGTGAATCAGCGCCCCGTCAGCCTGGTGGAAGCGCTGGTGGAAAGCGGCGGCACCGCGCGCGCCAATAACGAAGTACAGCGGGTCCTGGGCGCCATGACCTTTCCACCCGGTATCAGCAGGCAGGTGGGCGGTGCCGACGCCGAACGCGAACGCACCAGCAACGAACTCGTGCTGGTGGCGGTGCTCGCGGCGGCACTGGTGTTTCTGGTAATCGCCGCCGAGTTCGCAAGCTTTACCATTCCACTGGTGGTGATGCTTACGGTGCCGCTGGCTGGTGCAGGTGCGGTCATTCTGTTGTGGCTCACGGGACAATCGCTCAACGCGGTGAGTCTCATTGGCATTGTGGTGATGATCGGCATGGCCGATAACGAAGCGGTGGTCAAGCTGGATGCCATACGAGCGCTGCGGGAGCAGGGCGTACCGCTGCACGACGCCATTCTGCAGGGTGGCGCCAGGCGGCTGCGCGCCATTGCCATGACGAGTATTACCACCATCACAGGCGTGTTGCCGCTGGTCTTAGGTTGGGGGAGCGGCGGATCGCTGTATCAGCCGTTGGCAGCTGGTATCATTGGCGGCAGCATTACCGCCTTGCTTGTCACCTTCTTCCTGCTCCCCACCGCGTATGCGGTGCTGGAGAAGAAGCGCGGTGCATAA
- a CDS encoding efflux RND transporter permease subunit has translation MRALINAATRRPAVMWALAVALLMAGGIAFTRLPLATRTSVELPRLMVSSYWPGASPEVIETYLTSPIEAAVQGVRGVKRVNSTSRDDACMLTVELEPRADVPLTRLAILERLELLRRELPPGAYQPQVSNYVPEGLEEAPLLSLTIGGPYTPGTLQRVLEERVQPRLASVPGVAGVFARGGTQRGVSVSYDAARLRQLGIPPERLAQVVGASRVVQSLGTLSQGGRVRAVVLHDAPAAIASLDSLPVVGAGGRRFRLSELAVVRADEDARGQFFRIDGQPAVALDITRHPGADAIATAAALRTEIAAVQGTLPTGVRLVIAVDESEGLARELNDLAKRGAIATVAVLLVLLLFMRRVRAVAVVMGTTLVAIGGTALTLYLFDIPANLLTLAGLGMGVGILVQNAIVVVQRLLREPEGAASRAEVTYRMAPAVLGGSLTTAVVLAPFLYLQGDARAAFAPFALAFVIALGWSVFTALVMVPAVARGLGTMAREAEQEVQASPTWPRTARVYERVMLFTVRFRWTTRLVAVALLGVMTWGFVAKVPKSSFGNWGERRSTLSVGVTFPRSSDLATLDAALRDFEQLVSNRPQVEQVRTSGGGASAQMVVRFTRDGGMSAEPLELQELLTQRAVLVGGASIYVSGEGPAFSNGGGGGTMSSFRVQVKGFSYEGVDKLAGDLKSRLERITRVRDVRVTSGGWFGGERGSQVTLEPDRVALARFGLTAESFVAAVSREVRGPVGQQRLEIGGEEMPVTVKASGARDRPLAELERALLPSMSGTPVRISDVSRVAEREALGSVVREDQQYIRQVSYDFRGPNRLAQRTHKAFVKSLSAPAGYTFTDRTEGGFGMDDGSQRGLWLVFALGVVLVVLSVALVFDSIWGAAMVLLSLPLALCGVVAAFWFTGAAFTREAAVGVILVVGLSVNQTILLVDAALATRKRTGPLSAEQVVHAALDRAGMIVLVTCTALASLAPLSIGTATNTLFGAIALATAGGTVAGTLGVLFFMPALLVGRTASTRTTGGAVPDRES, from the coding sequence ATGCGCGCGCTCATAAACGCCGCCACGCGGCGCCCCGCCGTCATGTGGGCGCTGGCGGTGGCGTTGCTCATGGCCGGCGGCATCGCGTTCACGCGACTGCCGCTGGCCACGCGCACGTCGGTGGAGCTGCCTCGACTCATGGTCAGCAGTTACTGGCCTGGTGCGTCGCCGGAAGTCATCGAGACATACCTCACGTCGCCCATTGAAGCGGCGGTGCAGGGAGTGCGCGGCGTGAAGCGCGTGAACAGTACCAGCCGCGACGATGCGTGCATGCTCACGGTGGAACTCGAACCGCGCGCCGATGTGCCGCTCACGCGACTCGCCATTCTCGAACGGCTCGAACTGCTGCGGCGAGAACTGCCCCCCGGGGCCTACCAGCCGCAGGTCAGCAACTACGTGCCTGAAGGGCTCGAAGAAGCGCCGCTGCTCTCGCTCACCATTGGCGGGCCGTACACGCCGGGCACACTGCAGCGGGTGCTCGAGGAACGGGTGCAGCCGCGCCTCGCGAGTGTGCCGGGAGTGGCCGGTGTGTTTGCGCGCGGAGGTACACAACGCGGTGTATCGGTGAGCTACGACGCAGCGCGTTTACGCCAACTCGGCATTCCCCCCGAACGACTCGCGCAGGTCGTGGGAGCATCTCGGGTGGTGCAATCGCTCGGCACGCTCAGCCAAGGTGGACGGGTCCGTGCGGTGGTCCTGCACGATGCGCCGGCGGCCATTGCCTCGCTCGACTCGCTGCCGGTGGTTGGCGCGGGGGGGCGACGCTTCCGCCTGAGCGAACTGGCGGTGGTACGCGCTGACGAGGATGCGCGTGGCCAGTTTTTTCGTATTGACGGCCAACCCGCCGTGGCGCTCGACATCACGCGGCATCCGGGAGCCGATGCCATTGCCACCGCCGCAGCGCTGCGCACGGAGATTGCGGCGGTGCAGGGTACGCTCCCTACCGGAGTACGCCTGGTCATTGCTGTCGACGAAAGCGAAGGGCTCGCGCGTGAACTGAACGATCTCGCCAAACGTGGGGCGATTGCCACGGTGGCGGTGTTGCTCGTACTCCTGCTGTTTATGCGCCGCGTGCGTGCGGTAGCGGTGGTCATGGGTACGACGTTGGTGGCCATTGGAGGCACGGCGCTCACGCTCTACCTGTTCGACATTCCGGCCAATCTGCTCACGCTCGCCGGTCTGGGGATGGGCGTGGGTATTCTCGTGCAGAACGCCATAGTGGTGGTGCAGCGGCTGCTGCGCGAACCCGAGGGCGCGGCGTCCCGCGCCGAGGTGACGTATCGCATGGCGCCGGCGGTGTTGGGAGGTTCGCTCACGACGGCGGTGGTCTTGGCACCGTTTCTCTATTTGCAGGGAGATGCTCGCGCCGCGTTTGCACCGTTCGCGCTGGCGTTTGTGATTGCGCTGGGGTGGAGTGTATTCACGGCGCTGGTCATGGTGCCGGCGGTGGCCCGTGGGCTGGGCACGATGGCACGTGAAGCGGAGCAGGAGGTACAGGCTTCGCCCACATGGCCACGTACCGCGCGCGTGTACGAGCGGGTCATGCTGTTCACCGTGCGCTTTCGCTGGACGACGCGACTCGTTGCCGTGGCGTTGCTCGGAGTGATGACGTGGGGCTTCGTGGCCAAGGTGCCCAAGTCGAGCTTCGGAAACTGGGGTGAACGGCGCAGCACGCTGTCGGTAGGCGTCACGTTCCCGCGTAGCTCCGACCTGGCCACGCTCGACGCCGCCCTGCGCGACTTTGAGCAGCTCGTGAGCAATCGCCCGCAGGTGGAGCAAGTGCGGACCAGTGGCGGTGGCGCGAGCGCACAAATGGTGGTGCGCTTTACGCGCGATGGCGGCATGAGCGCGGAGCCACTCGAACTGCAGGAACTGCTCACGCAGCGCGCGGTGCTGGTGGGTGGCGCGAGCATCTACGTATCGGGCGAGGGCCCCGCGTTTTCGAACGGCGGCGGTGGTGGCACCATGTCGAGCTTTCGCGTACAGGTCAAAGGCTTCTCCTACGAGGGCGTCGATAAACTCGCCGGTGACCTCAAGTCACGGCTCGAACGCATTACGCGGGTGCGCGACGTGCGTGTCACGAGTGGTGGCTGGTTTGGCGGCGAGCGTGGCTCCCAGGTGACGCTCGAACCAGACCGCGTGGCGCTCGCGCGATTCGGGCTTACGGCCGAGAGCTTTGTGGCCGCTGTGTCGCGCGAAGTGCGAGGGCCCGTGGGGCAGCAGCGGCTCGAAATTGGCGGCGAAGAAATGCCGGTAACGGTCAAGGCGAGCGGTGCGCGCGATCGCCCACTTGCCGAACTCGAACGCGCGCTGCTGCCATCCATGTCGGGCACGCCGGTGCGCATCAGCGATGTATCGCGCGTGGCCGAACGGGAAGCGCTGGGCAGTGTGGTGCGCGAAGACCAGCAGTACATCCGTCAGGTAAGCTACGATTTCCGCGGCCCCAACAGGCTCGCGCAGCGCACGCACAAAGCGTTTGTGAAATCGTTGTCGGCACCGGCCGGTTACACCTTCACCGATCGCACTGAGGGTGGTTTCGGCATGGACGACGGCAGCCAGCGGGGGCTCTGGCTCGTTTTCGCACTCGGTGTCGTGCTCGTGGTGCTGAGCGTGGCACTGGTATTCGACAGCATCTGGGGCGCGGCCATGGTGCTGCTCTCGTTGCCGCTCGCGCTGTGCGGCGTGGTGGCCGCCTTCTGGTTCACCGGCGCCGCCTTCACTCGCGAGGCGGCCGTGGGCGTCATTCTCGTGGTAGGGCTCTCAGTCAATCAAACCATTCTGCTGGTGGACGCCGCACTCGCTACGCGCAAACGCACCGGCCCCCTCAGCGCTGAGCAGGTAGTGCACGCCGCGCTCGATCGCGCCGGCATGATTGTGCTGGTCACCTGCACGGCATTGGCGTCGCTGGCACCGCTCAGCATTGGCACCGCTACCAACACGCTCTTTGGCGCCATCGCCCTCGCCACCGCCGGCGGCACAGTGGCCGGCACACTCGGCGTGCTCTTTTTTATGCCGGCGCTGCTTGTTGGCCGCACCGCGTCGACGCGAACGACGGGGGGAGCTGTGCCTGATCGAGAGAGCTGA